A single Paracoccus albus DNA region contains:
- a CDS encoding recombinase family protein, with protein sequence MIFGYARVSTDDQVLDAQVDALNAAGAERIFMDKISGSRRQRPDLDRMLDQLRPGDVVVVTKYDRLSRSLQDLLAIVDAIQGKGAGFRSLAEDIDTTTPAGRLVFHVFASIAQFERERISERTREGLAAARKRGRVGGRPPALSPEQRAEVRRLRDQDLRGIAELARLFRVSQNTIRRA encoded by the coding sequence GTGATTTTTGGCTATGCACGCGTTTCGACCGATGATCAGGTGCTTGACGCACAAGTCGATGCACTGAATGCGGCAGGTGCAGAACGTATTTTTATGGATAAGATAAGCGGTTCCAGACGGCAGCGGCCGGACCTGGACCGGATGCTGGATCAACTCCGGCCCGGCGATGTGGTGGTCGTCACGAAATATGATCGGCTCAGCCGGTCCTTGCAGGATCTGCTGGCCATAGTGGATGCCATTCAGGGCAAGGGCGCGGGGTTCCGTTCTCTGGCAGAGGATATCGACACCACCACCCCGGCAGGGCGACTGGTGTTTCATGTCTTCGCCTCGATCGCCCAGTTCGAGCGCGAGCGGATTTCTGAACGCACCCGAGAGGGGCTGGCGGCTGCGCGCAAGCGTGGGCGCGTCGGCGGCAGGCCCCCTGCCCTGTCCCCTGAACAACGTGCCGAGGTGCGCCGTCTGCGCGATCAGGACCTGCGCGGCATCGCCGAATTGGCGCGGCTTTTCAGGGTCAGCCAGAACACGATCCGGCGGGCATAG
- a CDS encoding metallophosphoesterase yields the protein MTHWYSADLHFGDDGIRRYFGRPFRNIAEMNNAMIDGMATRLKDGDDLWVLGDVADTSSGGEELARTLIERLPGRKHLIRGNHDDAAITSLPWTSQHDLTEITDGSERFVLCHYPLLSWNGARQGALQLFGHVHDRWPGSDRQVNVGVDLWNFAPASAADIVIRAAGQKPLSIADSIEGVG from the coding sequence ATGACTCATTGGTACAGCGCTGACCTGCATTTTGGCGATGATGGCATCCGGCGTTATTTCGGGCGACCGTTCAGAAACATCGCCGAGATGAACAATGCCATGATCGACGGCATGGCCACACGGCTGAAGGACGGCGACGATCTCTGGGTGCTGGGCGATGTCGCCGATACAAGCTCAGGGGGCGAAGAGCTTGCCCGGACCCTGATCGAGCGCCTGCCGGGTCGAAAGCACCTCATTCGCGGCAATCACGACGATGCAGCGATAACCAGCCTGCCATGGACCAGCCAACACGATCTGACCGAGATCACGGACGGGTCGGAGCGCTTCGTGCTCTGCCACTACCCGCTGCTATCATGGAATGGCGCGCGGCAGGGGGCATTGCAGCTATTCGGGCATGTCCATGACCGCTGGCCGGGCTCCGACCGTCAGGTCAATGTCGGCGTCGATCTCTGGAACTTCGCCCCCGCAAGCGCCGCCGATATCGTCATCAGGGCCGCAGGGCAGAAACCGCTCAGCATCGCAGACAGCATCGAAGGGGTGGGGTGA
- a CDS encoding DUF3768 domain-containing protein, with the protein MMDDRGSMDDGKEQTGNIDRFEEDQPYDVRLVRMLNDALRRRELGGNVFVTRGVGMLPRQELAAILQAVACFDDFNEDNDPYGEHDCAVMTVGQHRIIWKIDYYDRALKGFSPDPSNPQLTRRILTVMLASEY; encoded by the coding sequence ATGATGGACGATCGGGGATCGATGGATGATGGAAAAGAACAAACAGGCAACATTGACAGGTTTGAGGAGGATCAGCCCTATGATGTGCGACTGGTTCGGATGTTGAACGATGCCCTGCGGCGCCGGGAACTGGGCGGCAATGTCTTCGTCACGCGTGGGGTCGGCATGCTGCCAAGGCAAGAACTCGCGGCGATCCTGCAAGCTGTCGCCTGTTTCGACGATTTTAATGAAGATAACGACCCCTATGGTGAGCATGACTGTGCGGTCATGACCGTGGGGCAACACCGCATCATCTGGAAAATCGACTATTACGACCGGGCGCTGAAGGGGTTTTCGCCAGACCCATCGAACCCGCAACTGACCCGCCGCATTCTGACCGTTATGCTGGCTTCGGAATATTGA
- a CDS encoding tyrosine-type recombinase/integrase, which produces MRGRPAKVITAAEQRRILRYLDLSPTAARDRVMFLLTITAGLRSCEVCALRWSMLTRGDGSIGSHIELPPIAAKRRSGRRIPLHPELRRALVGLAPRVRDRQGPVIRSCRGGAMSPKSLVNWFTGLYRQLGLQGCSSHSGRRSFITRAARQLHRVGGSLRDVQLLAGHRSIQTTQGYIDGDEQAQRRLIKLI; this is translated from the coding sequence ATGCGCGGCCGCCCGGCCAAGGTGATTACAGCCGCTGAACAGCGGCGCATATTGCGATATCTCGATCTTTCTCCAACAGCTGCCCGTGACCGCGTGATGTTCCTCTTGACCATCACGGCGGGGTTGCGGTCCTGCGAAGTCTGCGCGCTTCGCTGGTCGATGTTGACCCGGGGTGATGGCTCGATCGGGTCGCATATCGAATTGCCTCCGATTGCGGCCAAGCGTCGATCCGGGCGACGTATTCCTTTGCATCCTGAACTTCGGCGGGCGCTTGTCGGTCTGGCCCCACGTGTGCGCGACCGGCAAGGGCCGGTGATCCGGTCCTGCCGGGGTGGGGCGATGTCACCCAAATCGCTGGTCAACTGGTTTACCGGGCTCTACCGGCAGCTGGGCCTGCAAGGCTGTTCGTCGCATTCCGGGCGGCGCAGTTTTATCACCCGGGCGGCACGCCAGCTGCATCGCGTGGGCGGGTCCTTGCGCGACGTTCAGCTTCTGGCCGGGCATCGCTCGATCCAGACCACGCAAGGCTATATCGACGGCGATGAACAGGCGCAGCGTCGATTGATCAAACTCATCTGA